A single Watersipora subatra chromosome 7, tzWatSuba1.1, whole genome shotgun sequence DNA region contains:
- the LOC137400838 gene encoding uncharacterized protein codes for MAAGLSIPSFEEGTEIESYLERLDCYFTVAATDDANKVPILLMGLSATQYQTLKDLVSPTVPREVAYDDVQQQLITHFGTPRNERLERTQFRSISRADNETISNFQIRVRKGAKYCNFAGRLEENLLEQFISGVNHKVLTRKLVEDATVTTLAGAMRVAGTVQLLENRENALLRPGTTTTDVVAQVTQSQPKRSSNRKSKGTAVSSTKVVCFRCSKEGHKANDENCPALKKTCRDCNKEGHYSGARYCRKSKKSSANAISEELVVSDNTPQSTSSLDSFNHEFAVSNEHEFKAPKCSALLDGRKITFLIDSGAVDNIIDKNTYNTMSGYVDLQPPSKRLFAFGQSTPLDLLGQFSARITVKSVSTDATFFVFNGNACNLISAHTASKLSVINVNHNVCSLTEHGSGNLETFVKAKYPECFNGVDKLRDVQVKLHIDPHCDPVAQPVRRLPFSYRRKVEDVLTKLLEEDIIESVQGVAST; via the coding sequence ATGGCAGCTGGGTTATCAATTCCTAGTTTTGAGGAGGGAACAGAGATAGAGTCCTATTTAGAGAGACTGGATTGTTATTTTACTGTAGCAGCTACTGATGATGCAAATAAAGTGCCTATACTTTTAATGGGACTCAGTGCTACCCAGTATCAGACTCTTAAGGATCTAGTTTCACCTACAGTACCTCGGGAAGTTGCATATGATGATGTACAGCAGCAATTAATCACTCACTTTGGTACTCCAAGAAATGAGCGCCTTGAAAGAACTCAATTTCGTAGTATCTCTAGAGCTGACAATGAAACCATCAGTAACTTTCAAATTCGTGTCAGGAAAGGAGCTAAATATTGCAACTTTGCAGGTAGATTGGAAGAAAATTTGCTAGAACAGTTTATATCGGGAGTAAATCATAAGGTTCTCACACGCAAGCTTGTTGAGGATGCTACTGTTACAACCTTAGCTGGTGCTATGAGAGTTGCCGGGACAGTACAACTGCTTGAAAACAGAGAGAATGCTTTGCTTAGGCCTGGTACCACCACAACTGATGTGGTTGCTCAAGTTACCCAATCACAACCGAAGAGAAGCTCCAATCGTAAATCGAAGGGTACGGCTGTTAGTAGTACCAAAGTAGTCTGCTTCCGGTGCTCTAAGGAAGGGCATAAAGCTAATGATGAAAACTGCCCTGCTCTCAAGAAAACCTGCCGTGACTGTAATAAGGAGGGACATTATTCTGGTGCTAGATACTGCCGTAAATCGAAGAAGTCTAGTGCAAATGCTATCAGTGAGGAGCTTGTGGTTTCTGATAATACGCCTCAGTCGACTTCATCTCTGGACAGTTTTAACCATGAGTTCGCAGTAAGCAATGAGCATGAGTTTAAAGCTCCTAAGTGTAGTGCTCTACTCGACGGTAGGAAAATAACGTTTCTTATAGACTCTGGAGCAGTAGATAACATTATAGATAAAAACACTTACAATACCATGAGTGGCTATGTAGACCTACAGCCCCCTAGTAAACGGCTGTTCGCGTTTGGTCAATCGACACCTTTAGATCTGTTAGGTCAATTTAGTGCTAGGATTACTGTAAAGTCTGTTTCTACTGATGCTACATTTTTTGTATTCAACGGTAATGCCTGTAATCTAATTAGTGCTCATACTGCTAGTAAGCTCAGTGTTATCAATGTGAATCATAACGTCTGTAGTTTGACTGAACATGGTAGTGGTAATTTAGAGACTTTTGTAAAGGCCAAGTATCCCGAGTGTTTCAATGGTGTTGATAAGCTTAGAGACGTGCAAGTTAAGTTGCACATTGACCCCCATTGTGATCCTGTGGCCCAACCTGTCAGGCGTTTGCCGTTCAGCTATCGTAGAAAGGTGGAGGATGTGTTGACAAAGTTGTTAGAGGAAGACATCATCGAGTCAGTGCAAGGTGTTGCCTCCACATAG